Within the Bacteroidota bacterium genome, the region AGATGGTGATACTGCTTTTATTACTTCATTTTCACCAAATCGGATAGAAATTAAGGTAAACTCCAAAAGCCCACAATTCCTATGTTTACTGCAAAGCTATTATCCCGGCTGGACTGTTACTGTGAATAGCGAAACAGATAAAATCAATCAGTTTAATATATTGTACATGGCCGTACAAATCCCTGAGGGTTCTTCAACTATTGTATTTGAGTATAAAAATCCATTTATAAAAGCCTCCTTTATTTTTTCCTATTCCTTTTTTGCCTTGTTACTTATTATTTTAGGATGGGCTTGGTTTTTAAAAAGAAAATCACAAAATGGATAATTTCAAATTAATATCCTGAATACGAGGAAATTATTCCATGTTTGTGATTGAAATAAAAGTTCACTGGTGCCCGTAAACAAAACAAATATATTCGATAAGTACTTACGCCTTTTTATCGGCTGGCGATTAAAACACATAAAGGATCGCCCTTTCATTCTGTTTTTAAGTGCTCTAATTGGATTTTCAACTGGTTTAGCTGCTGTCTTAATTAAGAATTCGGTTCATTTGATTAAAACTTTCTTAACCAGTGACTTTGCTACTTCCTACGAAAACTATTTATATTTTGCATATCCTGCTATTGGTATTTTCATCTCCATGATAATCATAAAATATTTGATACGTCAACGAGTTGGACATGGTATTCCAGTAACTTTATATGCAATTTCCAAAGGTGGCTCCATCATCAAGAAACACAATATGTTTTCATCTATCATTACCAGCGCTTTTACAGTTGGTTTTGGTGGTTCTGTTGGACTGGAAGGACCAACAGTTGCAACCGGAGCATCAATTGGTTCTAATATTGCCAGAGCGCTTCATTTAAATTATCGGACTCGCACCTTATTAATTGGCTGTGCTGCATCAGGTGCTTTAGCAGCTATCTTCAAAGCACCAATTGCAGCTATCGTTTTTGCGATTGAGGTCATTATGCTTGATCTCACCTTATCCTCTCTTGTACCCTTACTATTGGCTTCCTCCGTGGCTGCATTGACATCCTATTTTTTCCAGGGAAGAGATGTTTTGTTTCATATCAATATCAGCGATGATTTTTTGTTCCGTGAAGTTCCATGGTTTATTTTATTGGGTGTTTTTACTGGTTTTGTTTCAGTTTATTTTACAAGAGCGTATATCAACATCGGGAAAACTTTTGAAAAGGTTAAAAATTCCTATATAAAGGTAGGTTTGGGCGGAATAATCCTCGGAACGCTTATCTTTTTATTTCCCCCTTTATACGGTGAAGGTTATGAATCCATCAATTCGTTACTGAATGGAAATTTTACTTTTCTGCTTGAAACGTCTTTGTTTTACAGCTTCAAAGACTCATTACCCATTGTATTTGGGTTCTTGTTGTTATTAATATTCTTCAAAGCAATTGCAACTTCAGTAACATTAAATAGTGGTGGAATTGGTGGAATTTTTGCGCCCTCTCTATTTCTAGGAAGTACGTTAGGTTTTCTGTTTGCATCGGTTGTCAATTGGCTGTCTACCATAACTTGGCTTAATTCAATCGTTAATATTAAAAATATTTCTGTAGCAAATTTCGCCTTGGTTGGTATGGCAGGAACAATAGCAGGAATATTACATGCTCCACTTACGGCAATATTCCTGATTGCTGAAATCACAGGCGGTTATGAACTTTTTGTCCCTCTAATGATCACTGCTGCCATTTCTTACTCTACAATTAAGTATTTCGAGAAGCATTCTGTTTACACTTATCAATTAGCAAAAAGAGGTGAATTACTTACTCATCATAAGGATAAAACGGTATTGGCCTTGTTAGAAATCGACAAACTAATTGAAAAAAACTTCATTAGCATTGAACCAGATCAAAATTTAGCTGATTTAATAAAAATCATCAAAAACTCTGTTCGAAATATTTACCCTGTTGTTGATGAAAAAGGAAACTTCCTGGGCTTGGTACCTTTGGATAATGTTAGGAAAATAATGTTTGACCAAGAATTGTATAACAAAGTATTTGTTAGAGATGTGATGATACAGCCCAATGCAAGTGTTTCTTCTGAAGACAATATGGACATCGTCATGGACAAATTCAAATCAAGCGGTTATTGGAATTTACCAGTCATTGATGAAGGCAAGTATGTTGGTTTTGTTTCCAGAGCAAATATTTTTAATGCTTATCGGAAATTACTCATTGAGTTTTCTGAAGATTAGAATTGCAACTCAACTAATCACCAAAATATTCAACATAATTATTTTCTGTCTCGTGAAGTCGGATAGAATGCAAGACTGCTTTTTGCTCTAAAATCAATGGTGATATTTCATTGAAAATAGCTTTTGCAATATTCTCTGTTGATGGTTGCACACCTTGCATAAAATCCACTTCAAGATTTAGGTTTTTGTGGTCTACTTTGTCAATTACTTTATCCTTAATAATTTTGCTGAGTAATTTCAAATCAATCACATAGCCTGACACTGAGTCTGGCTCACCTTTCACCTTCACAAACAATTCGTAATTATGTCCGTGCCAATTGGGGTTAGAACAAGCTCCAAAATGCTGATGGTTTTTCTCATTGCTCCACCCTTCAACAAATACGCGATGAGCAGCATTAAAACGTTCTCGTCTGCAAATAAAAATCATGAGGCTGAAAATTGAGATGTTAAGTAAATAAACACTTTAATTTGATGCTTAATTTAATGAATAATTTGGCAGGAGCAAAAACTTTAATTCTAGCTGTCATATCCGATCAATTAAGAATAAGTCTAAATAAATTAGTAAATTTGCTTATCATATTAACAAACAGTCGAATGGAATCTAATTCAGTTCTGGACAAGTTACCCAAACACCTTTTGGATTTGGTTATTGACCAACCTTACAATGATTATACTTCGCAAGATCATGCCCTTTGGAGGTATGTCATGCGGCAAAA harbors:
- a CDS encoding YfhO family protein, which codes for DGDTAFITSFSPNRIEIKVNSKSPQFLCLLQSYYPGWTVTVNSETDKINQFNILYMAVQIPEGSSTIVFEYKNPFIKASFIFSYSFFALLLIILGWAWFLKRKSQNG
- a CDS encoding chloride channel protein; translated protein: MPVNKTNIFDKYLRLFIGWRLKHIKDRPFILFLSALIGFSTGLAAVLIKNSVHLIKTFLTSDFATSYENYLYFAYPAIGIFISMIIIKYLIRQRVGHGIPVTLYAISKGGSIIKKHNMFSSIITSAFTVGFGGSVGLEGPTVATGASIGSNIARALHLNYRTRTLLIGCAASGALAAIFKAPIAAIVFAIEVIMLDLTLSSLVPLLLASSVAALTSYFFQGRDVLFHINISDDFLFREVPWFILLGVFTGFVSVYFTRAYINIGKTFEKVKNSYIKVGLGGIILGTLIFLFPPLYGEGYESINSLLNGNFTFLLETSLFYSFKDSLPIVFGFLLLLIFFKAIATSVTLNSGGIGGIFAPSLFLGSTLGFLFASVVNWLSTITWLNSIVNIKNISVANFALVGMAGTIAGILHAPLTAIFLIAEITGGYELFVPLMITAAISYSTIKYFEKHSVYTYQLAKRGELLTHHKDKTVLALLEIDKLIEKNFISIEPDQNLADLIKIIKNSVRNIYPVVDEKGNFLGLVPLDNVRKIMFDQELYNKVFVRDVMIQPNASVSSEDNMDIVMDKFKSSGYWNLPVIDEGKYVGFVSRANIFNAYRKLLIEFSED
- a CDS encoding 6-carboxytetrahydropterin synthase, producing MIFICRRERFNAAHRVFVEGWSNEKNHQHFGACSNPNWHGHNYELFVKVKGEPDSVSGYVIDLKLLSKIIKDKVIDKVDHKNLNLEVDFMQGVQPSTENIAKAIFNEISPLILEQKAVLHSIRLHETENNYVEYFGD